The following nucleotide sequence is from Solea senegalensis isolate Sse05_10M linkage group LG19, IFAPA_SoseM_1, whole genome shotgun sequence.
ATCATGAGGGACGGTGGATGAAGATCCTGTCTcctgcacactgacacacacacacacacacacacacacacacacacacactgtgtcttgTGACACAGTGAATCTCACACACTGATCATGTGAATTTAAGTGCGCAGTGACAAGCAAACATCCTATAGCCGCCTGCAGGAGCGCGGACACAGATTTGCAAatctattcttcttaggactgTCTTAGGACACAACATTATCCCTTAGACCAGGTTCAGGTTtttatgaggactactggtcctgacaaggtcagtgtttatgacagaagaggttcacacacacagctcctgtgatttttttcctgtcattgtTACCATGACACTGTCACGATGGCCACTCATGCAACTGATgaacacaaaccacacaaaaaagtgaCTCCGCTCTCCGATTTAACCACCAATTCGATTATTGGCGGTTAAACAAAACCAATAATCTAATAAATAAGCTGAGCTTTTCTTCTCATCTCTCCAATGACAACGTCACGTGTCTCATGCTTCCACAAaactgaaggtaaaaaaaacataacagcgtctttgagtgtctagaaaagcgctatataaatgtgatttattgttattgttattattataagtcTAACggttaagtaaaagtaaactgaacagccaccagggggcagctcAACTGGCTGCGAAAAGAACTccaatttgaatggaagtctacgggagaatgagcttctacttctcacttctACAGACTGGTTCAGTCTTCATTTTTGATTAATTCAATAATTAATCAAAAATttgattttgacacattttggcttttaaaaaaatattgcgCCTcttgcgatttgaaaattgcagtaggccgacttccaagtaaaggtactgttctccgtcgaaacgcaagcctgacatCCAGGACTTTGTCGTTCCAAACCGAACAGTAGGCTTATTCGATTCATTAACTACGGTATTTATGTATCTAGGCTGCgctgtgttgccatggtgactcCCGCCTCCGTCCTCCCATCGCGCGCTCTCCCCACAgattgtaaacaaacatgtcgCCGTTGGATTTCGTCGCAAAAAACTTTACATGTGTTTACAAGAGGTCTACAAGAAGATAGCATGGAGCAAAGTTCATTAATCTTTCTTTATATTAATCCCTTGAGGGATTTCTTGTTTAATAAAGAGCAAGGTTTGCACTCTCAGCCCAATGGGGAAATTATTTgcaaaatgttcaataaaaaatagcatatttgaattcatttcttTGCCTTTTGTCAACACTGAGGAATTTACTGTCGTGATAACGCTGCAATTTAGATAATTGGGAGAATAATAATGCTTTAATGTAGTTTTATTTCAGCGTCTCTCTGTCAGTAATCTGCCTTCACTGCGCTCACActgcacacgtgcacacgtACACGGGAAACGTCCGTATTAGAGCACATTTTTCATAATCTACATTTATTTGATCCCTATCAACGTGCTTTCCGGAACTGTGCACCGATACAGACGGATGCACACTTTCTGAATGATGGAGAAGAAAGTGATGAACTAATGTTACtaacattgcacacacacattagtgacTTTACGCGTGTTACAATATGCTGTCATGTTACAAAAACTAAGGATATTCACAACCTTTGCATACAGATATCAGTCTGACAGCAGAATTGTGACCCTTTAAAACAACTGAACTGTTAAGAACTACTTTAGAACATGTGGTGTTAACGTCACAACTCTTTTTAAAGTATGTCGCTTGTTCTTAGAGTAGAATTGACATGATATTTGGGGTTTAATGGATCACAACAGATTtgactcccccttgtggcagtGACACGTCAAAACAAACCACTAGGTCTGTATGTTGGCACACTAGAGCGCACTAAGTCCCGTATGTGAAATATGAACAATATCCTCTATTTGTGATTATCCTATTATTGAAAATTCACCACAATCAGCTTACTCTGAGTGCTTTTAATTGCAGTGTGctataataaatgtatattattgtaTGTAACCAGTGccacctgtgtttgtttgcctcCATAGAGTCATTGTGGtcaacatgtgacacacaccgatgatgctgatgctgctacACTGACATGCTGCTGTCTGTCCAGagtcatccattcatccattcatccatggCTGCACAGCATCTCCGCATCGCTGCATGCCGATGTGCGTCACACACGCTCTTTGCAACAGAAGGCACATTATGACAAACTACAACGACTCCATCTATTCACACCACAACCTCTGCATCTGGAGAGGAGACTCcctgctctgacacacacacacacacacacacgctgcctgctcctgctgctggcTAGAGAGAGGCTTTGTTGGCATAGACATAAGCTACTCGCTCCAAACTTCCATCCAAAAACTAGTATTTTTTAGAAGCGTCACTTTTATAGCAAGTACAGTAAATACCAGTCTATAATTTAACACTTACTGTGTCTCTTTAATGAACTAGTTGTTCATTCGGCGCGTATGTGATACACAGAATCACGTTTATTATTGTACAGGCCTCAAAATGTGTTGTGGTTCGTTCGCTTGCTCCCCCCCGTTATTTCCCTTGGTGAAAATACACCGGGGCAGCGGGCGACGTGCGTTTTGCTTACACAAAAGATTGGATTTTTACCGCGATAAAACTGAGCATTTATGTAAAATCAAAAAGCCGAATTGATCAAAAAGCATCAACAAATACAAATCGGGCTTTCTTTGCGTCATGGTGGGTGTTTACGTCTAAAGGTAAGCACGGCAATGTAAAACAGCGAGATTTGCAAACGGAGTTCTGCGTAACGAGACGAGAGAACAAGGAACGAGTGTTCCGGGTGTGTTTTCCCCCCGCTTTGATTGACCGTCGTCGGTTAAATCCTGCACAGAGTGACGGTACGACTGAGCAGTCTGAGCCGCCCGGGCTGTAACGTGTCACCGGCCGGTTTAGGACCCAGCGGCAGACGGTAGGTTTGTCAGGgcctgtcgctgctgctgctgctgtctgtctgtctgtctgtctgctgcgcTGCTGCGTCGCTTCCTTCCTGCAGCCTCTCTcgtctctttccctctctttctcttccgcagacaaacagcagcagcacattttgAGCGCAGAGTTAAACACAGACACTCGTACCTTGTGTTGCAGTTTGTCGGAAAGCAGCCGGCGTCCGTTAGGGTCCTCGCTGGAGGAGACACACCATtgtcccgctgctgctgctgctgctgattcctCCTGCCAGTGAACAGACTGAGAGGCAGCCtgctctctgctcctccctctcctcctcctcctcctcctcatctcatcatctgtttccctccatccctctcttttttaaaaaatgtatatgaataaaaaaataataaactatatgcacaacaacaaaaatagaaaggaaataaaagaacaatacTAGTATAGaccagtttttcttttgtttgacgcatatttttacaacatatttacaaataaaaacaacacatttaaactacGTACAACATTAACAGTAAtcagtcatgtttttaaattctGAATATGAACTATTTAACAGTAAACCACACATACAGGCTCTCAAGATTTATTTTTAGTGgttattttttatagttttgtgGTCAGTTGCAATGTGTCtatttgtatacatatgtgtgtatgtttgttatCCCTTGTTCTAACAATAACAGTATTTATCTTATCATGCCGCATCagttttaaagagaaaataacacattatagtTTAAATATATTCGTCATATGTCATTATATTGATTTCACAACAACAGAACGAAATGAAAGTGAACTTTAAGTCTTAAATTCTGCTGGACGTCTGCGGAAAATCAACCGTTTACATTTGATAGCAGATTATTTTCTGTGGATATTAGAAAGtatctgatctttttttttttctctctctgtatcgtaatttaatttacattttactgtcaTTAACAACTCCTGACGGTCCAGTGTGCAAGAATGTGCGACATAACATGCAGTGAAGTGAAGAGGTTGCTCTTTGTCAATGTAATAGAAATCTTTctattaaataaacaaataaataaataaataaatgtaaaatcctGTACATGAAGTGAGTGAGTTTTCaagtagtttagtttagtcgtttaataattcatgaaactacagtggccttcacatcaTGTCATTCTTCAtgtgctgtagaaacatgacgaCATCCGGCGTCTCCATGAATCGACGCCTTTGCATTTCAAAGCTtcaaaaaccaaatgattttatGGGAGTGACATACACTTACACGTACAGTAGTTACGTTACACACTGGCCAAGCAGCCAGGCTTTAATGAGGGACTGTATGTTTTGACAGAGTCAGCGTTCTCCTCTCCCTGAAGCTTCACCATCATCAGCTTTTTTAAACTTTGCACCTCTGCGATACGAGCGTTACTGTCCTGCTCAGTGACTGCAGGGAAAGCATGTGACATCTCCctgcagaataataaaaaaaaacaaaaacaagtctgtATGGTAATAATGTGCAGTAGGGGTCGTGACCCCTGGTTGGGTAGCTCTGGTATCAATGTTTTTGTAGCTCCTCTGTCAAAGGAGGCAGGTAAAGGTTTCCATTAAGCCTCgatccctctctccccctcttctccCCTGCTTTATTAATTTATCTCTTTCTGCCTCTTTCCATCCCTCCCCCTCTTTTACATGATGTTTGTGACAGACTTCACTTTCCCTTTAACTGCTCCACATTTCAGATAATTAAAATACATCACCTCAGGATTTCAATCTCTCAGCAGGCGTCAGTTATTGACGATGACTCACTGACCTCATACTGGTGGATGCAGGCAGTGGGCGTGGCCTAGCTGACCGACCTAAATGGAGGTTAGGCGACCTCTGCTGGCCAAACCAAGTACATGCAAGGTGCTAGTACCATCCATCcgttacatttttaaaatgacatcttttgttgggtttttatgacacaatacttaacaaatacttcatattttaaaaaactaacactaagcatttacaaaaaatagaaaattagcattttaaatACTAATTTTAAACTATTATAACCTACCTGTCTGTCTTCCAAATAAAGTTATGGGGTTACATATGAGTTGAAAATGATCTTCCTATCTGACATAAATTATATCCTcaatttataatatatatgtatatataatatataacctcatgtgtttcattgtgtttatatatatgtgaccgtgcttaataacatttgtgaatttgtgaacattttattGGTGTAAAGTTATGTATAAagttatatgtgtatatatatatatatatacacacatacacacacacatatatatctgaCCATTAATAACATTTGTTAATTTTAAGTTTCATCTCCTCAAACTAAAGTTAAAAGGGaatacatattaaaatatacaatcaGATTAGATTTTGTCATCAGTTTGTCATGTTAATCTTACATTTActtcttcatttaaatgttttattttatcctaTTTGATCTCGCGTCTAAATAGTCACTAATATATTCATCTGCAATTTACAAATCTCTTCATTTTCACTTGTTATTAATTACAACCCTAGGCTAAATGAAGTCTGACCTCTGAACTGTGAAGTTGTGTTGTGAAACTGTAGTGGACCGACATGGACAGAAGAGGGCAGTAGATACAAGTTCATCTGTGTGACAAATCAAACCTATGATAATAATGTAACAAAGCCATACATACACttataaaacactgagaaagtTTAGGATTATGgtaacaattaaaaacatttaaaatgcatgaTACAGATTAAGAGTATATAATTAGGTGAACAAAaatggtttgatttttttatgctttACGCAATGAAAGACATGAAGAATCAGTGCAGcagttgaaaatgttttaattcatataAACACCCACATATGATCAAACACAGAGGATATATTGGTATATGTAGGCACATACAGAGCTGTAGGTCCTTCAGGTAAAAGTAGGCACACTCAGTCAGTACACCATctatccgtcttctaccgctttatcctccacatgagggtcgtggagGGAGCTGTGCCAcactcagctgacatagggcgataggcggagtcacaccctggacatgtcgccagtccatcacagagacacacacacacaccatccacactcacacctgtggtcaatttagagtgtccaattcacctaatctccatatagcatgtttttggactgtgggaggaagccggagaaccccggagaaacccccacacacacacacacagggagacacgTCCAAAATtcttccagaaaaaaaaaggaatgtggCCGCATTAATAATGTCCCTGTTAAAATAGATCAAACTTGTACATCAAATTCAACACAGGCAGAGTCTACAATTCTAAGTAAGAAATCGACTGTAATGTTAGAAATATCTCTATGATGAACACTTCCACTTGCACTGTAATCATAATGTTCTAGTTTAATAGCAGTTTTCCAAAGATATAATGACCCCTTGTTCCCAGAGAAAGTCTCCCACatttcaactcaactcaaaatGAAACCTTTAATTGTCTTCTGTGATGTATGAGTGTTAAACAACTAATAACATCACCTGGGTGTTCCGCTGTCTCTGTGCCCACTATCAGcacatcatcttcctcttcttcatgaCACCCAATCCCCCTCCGTCCCCATTTAGTCCTATGCTTCTGTTCCCACCCACTGGCCTCGTTAACCCCCACCTCCCCGCCCTGTCCCCCCCGTCCCCCTCTCCCATCGAGGACCAGCATTCAGCTGCTGACAGTGTGACCTGTCCAGGTCTCGTGTTTGGTTCCTGGGTTGAGATGGGTTATGGTCACCTCCACCGCCTGCACCTTCTGGAGTTTGGGGGGGATGGAGCAAATCTTGTAGCTCATCTCGTCGCCTTCCACCGGCACATACTCGCCCTCAATGCTGCAGGGAGAGACGTCACAGAGACAGATTCAGACACTAGAATTTAAAATCGTGCATCATCTGTAGCCGTTAGGTTTTATCGAAAACTGGGCATCAGGACTGAGCATGGTCATTTTAGTCAAGGGTCAAGGGTCAACACATCTCTGTCCATTTGAAGTGTTTTCATTCAACAGTGTCAACAGTTCAGGTGTCAAACATTCGACTTGAATAAATATGAGATTATGAGATTGAGATTACACTACAActcattatttgtgtttgtatggcatttaaataatcaacttaattaacatttaaataatttacttAATTAACATCCAATATAAAGCAATACATATCTATTATATCATCAGGCACATGAGCAGTGAAAAACTATTCATCTGTGAGGAGGACATGCgtgtctatgtattgaacaccagggggcagaaattaaaacaaaataaggtGTCACAGGTTAAACTAAGCTGTCGATTAACACATTCGATGGAGCACAGTGACATATGTTACTGTTCACTGTGTCATTCTCACTTTCCATCACTGTCATCCCATCAGTaaggaaacaaatgtaaaataccAATATCTAAACTGATCAGTATGTCCATATAAACATGTACATATGGGCACCACAGCTTTATATTATGATAAACATAGGCAAAACCATGCGACTCCATACTTTAAAGGTAAAGGTTTTAAATTTAGCATGTTATTTTTTGTAGAATTTGAATACATTACCCATAAGTATGTAGGTATTATTGTGCAATTGccttaaaataatatttttttggtgtttgtgttttgtggctTTGGAATACGCCTTATTACATGTACGTGAGGTAGGGCCTTGCTTGTGCTGtgcatgtttctacagcagcctgaactgAAAGTTagattttttaagtctttttaaactgTTCTACAGTTTGGCATCGTTCCCTTTGagtccagtgacgacactctctgacctatcagtggccggcagtctgttgacgtcacattttagggTCTTCATCAGAAAGTTGGAAGCAtggcattgtccaaaatgtcttgttatGCTGAAACGTTAACATTGTCCTGTTTGAAAGCccgattgaaacacctgaattcaattaTGTGGCCTAATACTTTTGTCCTTTCAGTGTATAATAAGCCTTAATGGAGAAAGGTGACTGTactttctctcacacagacacacagacacacacagatggtgatAGCAGTTGCAGCAGCGGTGGTGTAGGAGGACAACAAACTGATCTGATGACCTTCAACATGGAGCCTCTGTTATCGCTCACACTAATACAATGCACACACGTCAGCAGAGTGGATGCACACAGACAATTAAACACCTACATGCACGTCAGACGCCGCAGTACAATGTATATTGAAAGCAGGATACAGCCCGATAATCTGTATCATTCCTCAGCAGGGATGTGATACTGACAAAGAGAATATATCGTCTTCAAAAACTCTTATTTCTAGTATATTATATCAACGTACACCCAGCTGCCTTACACTCAGGAGAGCGTGCACTATACTCAGCCTATCCATGCtttatgcacaaacacacacttactctgAAATATGGACAAAGATGTCCTTGCCCCCGTCGGATGGTGTGATGAAGCCGTGGCCTTTGGAGCGAGAAAAGTATTTACACACACCAGTAAACATGGGACCCTCTGCTGCACGAGCCGTTCTGCACGCAGAGAAGAACATAGACGGAgagatggaagaagaagaagaagaagagagttcAACATCATCAGTTTATCAACACAACATTCTGAGCCACTGTCATTGAGAGAAAAACTGGATTTTAATTCACAAGACAGTGAAGTGTTCACACTTCACATTCGAATAACAATTACTTATTAACCGATTACTGaattatcaactattttgatcattgattaaTTAGTTAGTTTTTTCATTAGTAagacaagttttctgatttttcaacttcttaaatgtgaatattttctgctttctttgctccattatgtaaaaaaaataaaaataataataattaaaactgaatcattttggtttgtggaccaaacaactactcgattaatcgagggaataatcgacagattcatcgatgatgaaaacaatcgttggttgcagcc
It contains:
- the carhsp1 gene encoding calcium-regulated heat-stable protein 1: MSSKATPIQGSTPMTPPPIPARSPKSPGSPESLHPPTHRYRDRSPSPMRGYLIPSPLPTRRNRTYSATARAAEGPMFTGVCKYFSRSKGHGFITPSDGGKDIFVHISDIEGEYVPVEGDEMSYKICSIPPKLQKVQAVEVTITHLNPGTKHETWTGHTVSS